TTTGCATTTCGGGtaagtttcaaggtctggatctaagctatcaagatttgaggagttggacctcatggaacccatcatcagaactagaccttaacacaattaaatgttccttcagaacttactttattgtgcttaacaaatataacgaagaggacttaaatcgccaaaattgaaatatgcgttgttaaagagtcccgttctggtcatcatcagtagttccacttcatcaaatgttactGTTTTGGATGATAGTGCttagtttgttgatgaaaatagtaacaccgatatatgtatgcctataagatttgaggagttccctggagtcctaatggatcccttcatcaaaactgggtttttacaaaaacgggaccaactagggactatatacattcaaacaaaaaaataattttccaaatcggttcagaaatgaagagttctgaggtaacatacatacaaaaaaaaataattaaaaaaatacttacggtcgaattgataacctcctttttttgaagtcggttaaaaataataagaataaataatattttattcttattcttttcAAATCGATTTGAATAAGAGTaagataaaattaatcttatttaaattaaaatttgaattagaATAAATTCTTGCACCCGTAATGAGTCTCATGcgacttttatttaaaaaataattaaaaacaggaATCATTATTTTAGAAATGGGATTATAGATtctaaataattgaattaaagttAGTTAATTTTGTAGGACAACctaaactattaaaattttgaaatcaGAAAAAACATCGAGTCATAATTCATcatataggtaacttaaaaaaccggctaagtgcgagtcggaatcgcgcacgatgggttccgtaccactacgcaaagaacggaaaaaaatcacgtttgttgtatgggagcccttaaatatttattttattctgtttttagtatttgttgttatagcggcaacagaaataggtacctacatcatctgtgaaaatttcaactgtgtttatcacggttcatgagatacagcctggtgacagacggacagaagaacGGACgccgaagtcttagtaatagggtcccgtcccgttataccctttgggtacggaaccctaaaaagacgtgTATTTATGTAACCATCTGGTTCCATCATCCGATCAGATCAGCAGAATTGTTTTCAACTCTATCTTCATTATTTGTTTTCACATACGAATTATTCCCGACgaaattatttgaattattcTTGAATGCCCATTCGTTACCTAGGTACCGTTGATGGTAAATTGAAAGCGATTACATAATAATAGTTAcgtacagtacatatggtgctaatttttcgcactagtgcttaaagagcacttttcgtgcatatgtcgaaagtttaaagggccaaatgtactgtaaaacgttgtacgtttacgcactagtgcgagaaagtagcaccatatataataataatataaaataaatataataatataatctttaGGTTTAGGTACCAGTTTACGTGACGATGGTAAAACGTAACGACTCATGGTCGTCTCGTAGtcatttatttgcattgtcattttCGTTACACTGGGGGATTGGGGGTATTGGGGTCGATCGACTGAATtcgttgtacagtcagcagcagaagttgctaggcgggtgaggtgttcaaaatgatcttgacgcgactttattgttaagagagtaagagcgtgtcaaggtaatgttgaacacctcgcccgcttagcaacttctgctgctgaatGTACTCTGCATGTAGTTACaattagaccaagataactttgcaacgattttgatagcacatagactgtgcaagtgttatttatacacgTCATCATTTAataggtttgacgtttaaaataacacatgcacaGTCTGGGATAgtgtcaaaatcgctgcagacttatcttggtcgaACTCtatcgaatattgcatgcaagttcttgaaccgtctagGGCTTTATAGCCAAAAAGCAACTAATATCGTAAGtaactaataattaaaattaaaccacTCAAATATTTTCGTCTTTTATTCAAATTATagagaaataataaattactaaaGTAAAtgccaataaattattaaactactaatattgttaaaaaattcATTCAGGCTTTGTATTTTCTTCATCAGAGTCTACTGATGTTGCAGCAGTTGTGGTTGTCAAAGCGGCGGCATGCTTCTTAGCCCAAGCAGTTGGGTCCATCATTATGTAATGCATGGGGTAATAGGAAGCAGGCCAATAAGATGTCGGGTACGGAGCAACCACATTGTTGTTAGACGCATCCTCGCTACCTACTCCAGCATCTTTTAAGACCTTCAAAGCGCTAGAGTAGGCGGCCTGCACCATATGAGGGTACAAGTAATTGTATGGATATTGAGTAACAGCAGAACCCGAGGCAATCGTAGAAGCCTCTGGCTTGGTAGCAGTCGCCGGAACTGCTTCAGACTTTGGAGACTGAATACCAGCATAGCCGTATGATGAGTAACCAGATTCCGCAGGTAGACCATAGGCGTATTTTGCAGCCGGGCCTGTGATTGCGGCACGCTTCTGAGTACTAGTCGATTCCTCAAGTGGTAGAGCGTTACTAGATAGTGCTGAAAATAAAGGAAGAGCGGTAGGCTTAGGATGTGATCCAGCTGCCAGGAAGTTGACTGGCTGGTCGGTTAACCACTGAGAGCTGACTCCATTGTCTTCCGTGGCCGCTACGTAGAGGTCTCCTGTAGTGCCATCGCTGGAGGGCTTAATGTAGAGCCCCTGCACTGCTTGAAAATCACCTCCAGGCCACGCTAAATGCCCCCTAGCTGATGCGAAAGCCAGTGCGAATACCGCAAATcctttaaacatttttatgggAAATTTCAACTTGTTGGCTTATGATTCAAAAACGTATAACTTGAATGATGACTTACACAGGAAATGCTGCATTTTAAAGGAAGTGTAAGTGATAATTGTCATTGTTACATCATAAATATCAAGATGAAGATAGGTTGTTTCtagattatttttacatgattcAGTTCTTCATTTGATGACGgcacgtatttttattagatgaGTCAATGATAAGCTCACGTCTTGGAAAATTGTGAAAGAGTTATCAATTATTCTAAGAATGGGTAACAACATTAACCAACACAGATAATTTCGTCAGAAATGGCTCCTAAATATCTAAAGATATATTATGATATCAATTGACTATAAGTATCTAAATCCTAGGTGTTTATTTATCTAAGTATTACGTATTATGTTTGTAAACACTAACTCCAGGTATTATTTTCAACAATTAAACTTTATGTACATATAACTAGCTTCAGTCTAACTTCGTCTGCATGCTGAATCTAGCTGCGAAAGTTATTATTTCCATGTACCACTTCCATAGTCATAtacacccccttttcaccccttaaggggtgattttcgggataaaaaaactatcctatgtcctttatcgggactcaaactatctccgtgccaaatttcatctaaattggttgAGCGGTTAAGgcgtgaataaataataaataaataaatattataggacatttttacacagattgtACACCCacgtcccacggtaagcccaaggaggctcgtgttatgggtactcggacaacgatatacataatatataaatacttaaatacatacaaaacacccatgactcaggaacaaatatctgtgctcatcacacaaataaatgcccttaccgggattcgaacccaggaccatcggcttaacaggcagggtcactacccactaggccagaccggtcgtcaaaacagACAACACACAGAAGAAGAAgatacagacaaacagacagacagagttactttcggaTTTAGAATATTAAGAGGGAAGACTAGTTTTGCGATCCTAACGAAATAACGGtattttttctatgaaatttccatttcgggagaaaacggtttccattaactaaatcttaacaaatcactgattttgatgtcgatcgcttcagcataatatatatttgtaaataatataaatggggcattttctataaaaaagagaccttattgttgatggcgcttacgccattattaacgatgctccgatataaatacaacgctgcgcgacgctgtgcggcgtaagcgccatcgacaataaggtcccttttcataaaaaatgccccatttatattatttataggtttcgctttttttcaatatttttttgtattgcatatttTGAAAAAAGGAAAACCTCGTTATAAACCTagtttttcatttgtttttcaaactaaaaatcacggagaatggaaaatatttagaagtggataaacattttctctttttgtatggacGAGTACGTGGTTCCTATACTTCCCTCTTAAGTATGGAATTTGAGTAGGTATCCATGAACTCTACTTACTAATAAGTTGATAATTTTACATACGAAAGACAAAAGTAAACTACTTGGCTATCATTTATTATCACACTGAGGATATGAAGGGTACACAGAAAGaatatgtctagtcactttagtaaccttttgagtaatcgcggttttaaaatttggatccatgtcaaaatgtatggtaattccgtgaccaggtcttttttaactaaaaaaaaagttgtgttacatatattatacagtggtagcaaaagattcattaagagctctacattttgaaatgaaaatcttattttccgaaaaaagtgactagacatgttctttccgtgtactcTTCATATAAAAGATAAGATAGCTCGTAAATCTCGCAATTAGTTATCGTCTCTACATAATACGGGTGCAATTTATACTATTGTAAAATGCAGATAAATCACGCctactttgttttttattatgttttaatggTAACATAAAACAGCACTCAGTAAACAAGTtactgacaaaaatttcattaatttttttagggttccgtacccaaagggtaaaacgggaccctattactaaaactccgctgtccgtccgtttatcaccaggctttatctcaagaactgtgatagctagacaattgaaattttcacagatgatgtatttctgttgccgctataacaacaaaacaaaataaaataaatatttaagtagggctccaaacaaacgtgattttattgccgttttttgcgtaatggtacggaacccttcgtgcgcaagtccgagtcgcacttggccggtttttatatttattatgtttgaaAGTTAACATAAAACAAGGTTTAGCGCTTAGTAAACAAGTTACTgacaaaaatttgattttcatttttaaaaacacatttaacTATTGGCGACTTATGAATGCCTCCAAAGAACTTAACTGATCAAAATTAATTCGAGCTACTATAGTAGACCCCTCGAGAGCTAGCCATTACAGAGTTCCACTATCCATCTTCTggatccatcatcagatcagttcgatgGTACCAAATTATTGCATTGGCATCAGTGCTTGTAAAGTTTTGAATTAATAGGGCTATTAAAATTTGGCACATAAAAGTCGATTTGCGCGATTtgttacttttagtttaagtAAAGTTACCGATAATCATGACAaacatacctaaatattttttacaataccaACATTTCCTTACCCTGCAGTTTAATTAGGTTACCATAACGTGACCGTATATCAACGTAGGTACTTTTTAATTATTGCACTTTTGCAAATAAGTAAAGACACTTACGTGACGCACGGTGTACGATTTGAGATCAAAGATCAGTGATATTGCAATTAAGATATACACATAATATATCATCATCACGCACGTTTCTGGAATGGGGCAtgaatagaaaataatta
This genomic stretch from Cydia strobilella chromosome 6, ilCydStro3.1, whole genome shotgun sequence harbors:
- the LOC134742038 gene encoding uncharacterized protein LOC134742038; this encodes MFKGFAVFALAFASARGHLAWPGGDFQAVQGLYIKPSSDGTTGDLYVAATEDNGVSSQWLTDQPVNFLAAGSHPKPTALPLFSALSSNALPLEESTSTQKRAAITGPAAKYAYGLPAESGYSSYGYAGIQSPKSEAVPATATKPEASTIASGSAVTQYPYNYLYPHMVQAAYSSALKVLKDAGVGSEDASNNNVVAPYPTSYWPASYYPMHYIMMDPTAWAKKHAAALTTTTAATSVDSDEENTKPE